From the Chloroflexus aurantiacus J-10-fl genome, one window contains:
- the pyrF gene encoding orotidine-5'-phosphate decarboxylase has product MSLAPRERILVALDTPDLDAAVALATRLRGQVGGYKVGLEICSAVGVPQIVSAMTAVGGSVFLDLKLHDIPNTVAGAVRAVCNLGPAVQMLTLHCSGGSAMLRAAVNAAQSMPYRPLLLGVTVLTSLDATALAGELRVTSDITDYVVHLARMAQDCGLDGVVASPHEVSAIRTACPHVRIVTPGIRPQWAAEGDQRRVMTPAAALRAGADYLVIGRPITAPPAIIGDPVTAVARILAELEQE; this is encoded by the coding sequence ATGAGTCTCGCGCCACGCGAACGGATACTGGTTGCGCTCGATACACCCGATCTGGATGCAGCAGTTGCTTTAGCAACCCGGTTGCGCGGGCAGGTTGGCGGCTATAAAGTCGGCCTGGAAATCTGCTCTGCGGTCGGCGTACCCCAGATTGTATCCGCCATGACTGCGGTTGGCGGAAGTGTCTTTCTCGATCTCAAACTGCACGACATTCCGAACACGGTCGCCGGTGCAGTCCGCGCCGTCTGCAACCTCGGCCCGGCAGTCCAGATGTTGACACTCCACTGTAGTGGAGGTAGCGCAATGCTCCGCGCCGCAGTCAATGCAGCCCAAAGCATGCCCTACCGTCCACTGCTGTTGGGCGTTACCGTGCTCACCAGTCTCGATGCCACAGCACTCGCCGGCGAACTGCGTGTCACGTCGGACATCACCGACTACGTAGTTCATCTGGCTCGCATGGCGCAGGATTGTGGTCTCGACGGCGTGGTAGCTTCGCCGCACGAAGTGAGTGCCATTCGTACTGCCTGCCCTCACGTGCGGATAGTCACCCCCGGTATTCGCCCACAGTGGGCCGCAGAAGGTGACCAGCGTCGCGTCATGACACCGGCAGCCGCCCTACGCGCTGGTGCCGACTATCTGGTCATCGGACGACCAATTACTGCGCCACCGGCAATCATCGGCGATCCGGTCACCGCAGTCGCACGGATTCTTGCAGAATTGGAACAGGAATGA